The proteins below are encoded in one region of Takifugu rubripes chromosome 1, fTakRub1.2, whole genome shotgun sequence:
- the LOC101063711 gene encoding potassium voltage-gated channel subfamily H member 4-like has translation MPVMKGLLAPQNTFLDAIATRFDGTHSNFLLGNAQGHRGYPIVYCSDGFCELTGFTRTEVMQKNCGCHFLFGADTSEHVAQQMLKALEGREEYQAEVYFYKKNGVAFWCLLDIVPIKNEKGEMVLFLFSFKDISDMHGRGNHNSKKDGTEDKRHRRKNGSRFTEARKRGRTMLYHLTSQFSRGGKREVNLGGSMIDKPSMPEYKVAAVQKSRFILLHYSVSKALWDWLILLATFYVAVTVPYNVSFTPYEDTVTAARSTIVSDIVVEMLFILDIILNFRTTYVSQSGQVVYESRSICIHYVRTWFFVDLVAALPFDLLYAFNITVTSLVHLLKTVRLLRLLRLLQKLDRYSQYSAMVLTLLMSMFALLAHWMACIWYMIGRKEIETNETWEIGWLHELGKRLETPYINSTLGGPTVRSSYIAALYFTLSSLTSVGFGNVSANTDAEKIFSICTMLVGALMHALVFGNVTAIIQRMYSRRSLYHTRMKDLKDFIRVHRLPQQIKQRMLEYFQTTWSVNNGIDANELLHDFPDELRADIAMHLNKDILQLPVFKGASRGCLRSLSLHIKTSFCVPGEYLIRQGDALHANYFVCSGSLEVLKDSMVLAILGKGDLIGSDLPGTDQVIKTNADVKALTYCDLQYIGLRGLREVLELYPEYANVFASDIYNNLTYNLREGSQDEGQSKLSRSPRLSLEPRLPSIVETTGDNSDDSFHLSPATRSRRNLLLPSLSSPVRRTSLGNLLGDELRQFNALRRCRSPNLSRGFHSQLSSPQPPPKKDHNTPSFTPASVQRGADAEQKPTKLLIPTVTCFAPPDLSPRVVDGIEDNGHTFHFNGEGSGPKASTGGSTRESSQANATLLLESEEVRQGISELNHKMETLNQEVSELTKGLHHIMHILQAHVSVHHCKSSLPSYPYGIQMMSIPATVPSTTTPLNQPSASTLKSDPISHIACSLQITPYHDLWSCSETPKAQPESFYQPRSPTSCPAPSGSQPGSCCASESNTTDIWTSTSLLSVSPGFQDGNSGLATHTGHETSHCRPVSLSTAATISKSQPTLCLQPPGEGDEQSCLLFGAPAALSTHSLLDTSLTSYPHLCLPSDTKVKLSPATQEDICVLLSTPASQNLIQDTSVFQISDSHPLILPVSASATPTVVPVDPILGSGSPQLDLAEPRLPLGDSSSMDHNSLECLLGKGGSLESRDSESVSSQRSSIGLQTQSSEQSWCLDLTD, from the exons GTGTGGCCTTCTGGTGTCTGCTAGACATTGTGCCCATAAAGAATGAGAAAGGCGAAAtggtcctcttcctcttttctttcaagGACATCTCTGACATGCATGGCAGGGGGAACCACAACAGCAAGAAGGACG GTACGGAAGACAAGAGGCACAGGAGGAAGAACGGCTCTCGCTTCACCGAGGCCCGCAAACGTGGCCGTACCATGTTGTACCACCTGACCAGCCAGTTCTCAAGGGGAGGAAAACGGGAGGTCAACCTGGGTGGA AGCATGATCGACAAGCCTTCCATGCCGGAGTACAAGGTGGCAGCGGTGCAGAAGTCACGTTTCATTCTGCTCCACTACAGTGTGTCCAAAGCCCTGTGGGACTGGTTGATCCTCCTCGCCACCTTTTATGTGGCAGTGACCGTGCCCTACAATGTCAGCTTCACGCCATACGAAGACACCGTCACAGCGGCACGCTCCACCATTGTCAGTGATATCGTGGTGGAAATGCTTTTCATTCTAG ACATTATCCTGAACTTCCGCACCACCTATGTAAGCCAGTCAGGTCAGGTGGTTTATGAGTCCCGTTCCATCTGCATTCATTATGTCCGAACCTGGTTCTTTGTGGACCTGGTTGCTGCGCTGCCCTTTGACCTTCTGTATGCCTTCAACATCACAGTG ACCTCCTTGGTCCACCTACTCAAGACTGTGCGCCTGCTGCGCCTCCTTCGCCTGCTTCAGAAGCTGGATCGTTACTCCCAGTATAGCGCCATGGTGCTCACATTATTAATGTCCATGTTTGCTCTGCTGGCACACTGGATGGCCTGCATCTGGTACATGATTGGCCGGAAGGAAATAGAAACCAATGAGACGTGGGAGATAG GGTGGCTCCACGAGCTGGGCAAACGTCTCGAGACACCCTACATTAACAGCACCCTGGGAGGCCCGACAGTACGTAGCTCCTACATCGCTGCCCTTTACTTTACCCTCAGCAGCCTGACCAGCGTGGGCTTTGGTAATGTCTCCGCCAACACTGACGCCGAGAAGATCTTCTCCATCTGCACCATGCTTGTCGGTG CACTCATGCATGCCTTGGTCTTTGGGAACGTGACAGCCATCATCCAGCGTATGTACTCAAGGCGCTCTTTGTACCACACGCGCATGAAGGACCTGAAGGACTTCATCCGCGTCCACCGTCTGCCTCAGCAGATCAAACAGCGCATGCTAGAGTATTTCCAGACAACATGGTCTGTCAACAATGGCATAGATGCTAATGAG CTCCTGCACGACTTCCCTGATGAGCTGCGGGCCGACATCGCCATGCATCTGAATAAGGACATCCTCCAGCTGCCGGTGTTTAAGGGGGCCAGCCGTGGCTGTCTGCGCTCACTCTCCCTCCACATAAAAACCTCCTTCTGCGTCCCTGGAGAGTACCTCATCCGACAGGGTGACGCTCTGCATGCCAACTACTTTGTCTGCTCCGGGTCTCTGGAGGTGCTGAAAGACAGCATGGTGCTGGCTATATTAG GAAAAGGGGATCTCATTGGATCCGATCTGCCCGGGACTGACCAGGTAATCAAGACCAATGCTGATGTGAAGGCCCTGACCTACTGTGACCTTCAATATATCGGCTTGCGGGGACTGAGAGAGGTGCTGGAACTTTACCCTGAATATGCCAACGTGTTTGCCTCAGACATCTACAACAACCTTACCTACAACCTGCGTGAGGGCAGCCAGGATGAG GGCCAGAGCAAGCTGTCGAGATCCCCGAGGCTTTCCCTC GAACCCAGGCTCCCCTCCATCGTGGAAACAACAGGAGACAACTCTGATGACTCTTTCCATCTCTCTCCAGCGACTCGCTCCCGTCGCAACCTCCTGCTGCCCAGCCTGAGCAGCCCAGTTCGCCGAACCTCCTTGGGAAACCTTCTGGGGGACGAGCTGAGGCAGTTCAATGCCCTGCGTCGCTGCCGTTCACCGAACCTCAGCCGCGGCTTTCACAGCCAGCTCTCTTCCCCTCAGCCGCCACCAAAAAAAGACCACAACACGCCCTCATTTACCCCAGCCTCTGTCCAGAGAGGGGCAGACGCTGAGCAAAAACCCACAAAACTGCTTATCCCAACTGTTACATGCTTCGCACCCCCGGATCTGAGCCCCAG GGTCGTAGATGGAATTGAAGACAATGGGCACACGTTCCATTTCAACGGGGAGGGCAGCGGGCCTAAAGCCAGCACAGGAGGCAGCACCAGAG AGTCCTCGCAGGCTAATGCCACTCTGCTGTTAGAGTcagaggaggtcagacagggCATCAGTGAACTCAACCACAAG ATGGAAACATTAAACCAGGAAGTATCCGAGCTCACCAAAGGCCTGCACCACATAATGCACATCCTCCAAGCCCATGTGTCTGTGCATCACTGTAAATCGTCCCTCCCCTCATATCCCTACGGCATCCAGATGATGTCCATACCCGCTACAGTCCCCAGCACCACTACACCCCTCAACCAGCCCTCGGCATCCACTCTTAAAAGCGATCCCATTAGCCACATAGCCTGTAGCCTACAGATCACGCCTTACCATGATCTCTGGAGCTGTAGTGAAACTCCTAAAGCCCAACCAGAAAGCTTTTATCAGCCTCGATCACCCACTTCATGTCCTGCTCCCTCTGGGTCCCAGCCAGGCTCATGCTGTGCCTCTGAGAGCAACACCACAGACATATGGACAAGTACATCTCTGCTTAGCGTCAGTCCAGGATTTCAGGACGGAAATTCAGGCCTTGCGACTCATACTGGGCACGAAACTTCCCACTGCAGGCCTGTAAGTCTGAGCACCGCCGCCACCATCAGCAAGTCCCAGCCCACATTGTGCCTACAGCCTCCCGGTGAGGGTGATGAACAGTCTTGCCTTCTTTTCGGTGCCCCTGCTGCTCTGTCCACACACAGCCTGCTAGATACTTCACTGACTTCTTACCCCCATCTCTGCCTGCCCTCTGACACCAAGGTCAAGCTTTCTCCAGCCACACAGGAGGACATTTGTGTTCTGTTGTCCACCCCGGCATCACAAAATCTGATCCAGGACACCTCCGTCTTCCAAATCAGTGACTCACACCCCCTAATCCTCCCTGTTTCTGCCTCGGCCACACCGACAGTCGTTCCTGTTGACCCCATCCTGGGCTCAGGGTCACCACAGTTGGATCTTGCTGAGCCCCGCCTTCCTCTGGGCGATTCATCCTCCATGGACCACAACAGTCTGGAGTGTCTGCTGGGAAAGGGGGGCTCTCTTGAGAGCAGAGACAGCGAAAGTGTCTCATCACAAAGATCCAGCATTGGCCTCCAGACTCAGAGCTCAGAGCAGTCGTGGTGTCTGGACCTGACAGACTAG
- the LOC105419980 gene encoding CD59B glycoprotein-like — protein MDVKALAQLIWSFQMFVRFCCGNMKTVIFALLVLLATTQSEALRCKCGGTYRNCRDPVETCYGSNQACASVIITVGSRPSYFQSCMSLLDCNKLNRPGISTARCCTTDLCNR, from the exons ATGGATGTGAAGGCACTGGCACAGCTGATCTGGTCCTTTCAG ATGTTTGTGCGTTTCTGCTGTGGAAACATGAAGACTGTGATTTTCGCTCTCCTTGTGTTGCTCGCCACCACCCAGA GTGAAGCTCTTAGGTGCAAATGTGGAGGCACGTACAGGAACTGTCGAGACCCTGTTGAGACCTGTTATGGTTCAAACCAGGCCTGTGCCAGCGTCATTATTACTGTTGGATCCA GACCAAGCTACTTCCAAAGTTGCATGAGCCTCTTAGACTGCAATAAACTGAATCGGCCTGGAATATCAACGGCTAGATGTTGCACTACTGACCTGTGCAACAGATAA
- the LOC101069188 gene encoding ras-related protein Rab-5C-like — protein MAGRSGGATRPNGATVTNKICQFKLVLLGESAVGKSSLVLRFVKGQFHEFQESTIGAAFLTQTVCLDDTTVKFEIWDTAGQERYHSLAPMYYRGAQAAIVVYDITNSDTFARAKNWVKELQRQASPNIVIALAGNKADIANKRAVEHQEAQTYADENSLLFMETSAKTAINVNEIFMAIAKKLPKSEPQGGPGQGGRVRTGVDLQEAAPQGRSSQCCSGGN, from the exons ATGGCAGGACGCAGTGGCGGAGCAACCAGGCCGAATGGGGCCACAGTAACAAACAAAATCTGCCAGTTCAAACTGGTGTTGCTGGGGGAGTCAGCTGTGGGCAAGTCCAGCTTAGTACTGCGCTTTGTCAAAGGCCAGTTTCATGAATTTCAAGAGAGCACCATCGGAG CTGCCTTCCTCACTCAGACTGTGTGTTTGGATGACACCACAGTGAAGTTTGAGATTTGGGACACGGCAGGCCAGGAGCGTTACCACAGCCTGGCTCCAATGTACTACCGAGGTGCTCAGGCAGCCATCGTGGTTTATGACATCACCAACTCG GACACTTTTGCCAGAGCAAAAAACTGGGTGAAGGAACTGCAGAGACAAGCCAGCCCCAACATAGTGATCGCTCTGGCAGGAAACAAGGCAGACATTGCAAACAAGAGAGCCGTGGAACATCAG GAGGCACAAACTTATGCTGATGAAAACAGTTTGCTCTTCATGGAAACCTCAGCCAAGACCGCCATTAACGTCAATGAAATTTTCATGGCTATTG CAAAGAAGCTCCCAAAGAGCGAGCCACAGGGTGGACCAGGACAGGGGGGACGTGTCCGAACAGGCGTGGATCTacaggaagctgctcctcaggggCGCAGCAGCCAGTGCTGCAGCGGGGGCAATTAG